Part of the Candidatus Thermodiscus eudorianus genome is shown below.
CCAGGACCCGGTGGATCCTATCTGCGTCATCCTCGGGGAAGCCCGCGATCTCCATTGCCAGCATCGACTCTGCCATGAGGCCCAGTGATACCGCGTGGCCGTGGGGGACCATGTAGCCGGTGGACGCCTCCACAGCGTGGCCATACGTGTGGCCGTAGTTGAGCATGGCCCTGACACCCCTCTCGACGTAGTCCCTGGAGACTATGTCGAGTTTGGTTGACACGCTGAAGGCGACGGCCTCGTAGAGTACCTGGGGGTCCCTCGCCACTATGCTTTCCACGTGCCTCTCAAGCCACTCCAGCCAGCCACCCCCGGCTATCACGGCGTGCTTGACGACCTCCGAGAACCCCTCCAGGTATATGTCTCTGGGGAGGCCTACTAGGAGCTCGGGGTCTATGACTGTGACCTCCGGATGGTGGAAAACCCCGACTATATTCTTGCCCCCGTCGAAGTCGATACCAGTCTTGCCGCCTATAGAAGCATCCACCTGGGCGAGGGTGGTAGTCGGTATATACACGGTGGGGATTCCCCGCATGAAGGTCGCGGCGGCGAACCCGGCGGCGTCCAGGAGGGTCCCTCCCCCAGCCACTACCACGAGGGACCCTCTAGTGAATCCCTCCCCGGCCATGAACCTCCAGAGAGACTCGACGAACCTGATGCTCTTAACGTGCTCCCCACCCTCCACCCTGTAGATGGAGAGCCTAAACCTCCCCCCTAGACTGGAGGAGATCAGCGAGGCCGCCCCCGCTGGGAGCCTGGAGTCCATGACCAGGAGTACCTTGTAGGGGTTGTAGCCTTCGAGGATCTCGCCCAGCCTCCCCAGTATCCCGAGCCCGGTGAGCACCCTGACCCTCCTGGCCTCGCGGACCTCTATAGCAGCCTCATCCACTTCAGCTCCCCCACGAGGCGTTCAAGCATTTCAAGGGTGAGCTGCTGCCTTGCATCCGACAACGCCCTACCGGGGTCGGGATGCACCTCTATCATTAACCCGTCGGCGCCGGCTGCTAGGGCGGCCTTGGCGAGCGGGGGCACTAGCTCCCTCCTACCCGCCGCGTGGCTTGGATCGACTACGACGGGCAGGTGGGTCAGCTCGTGTAGTACTGGCACGGCTGCGATGTCGAGGGTGAACCTGGTAGAGGTCTCGAACGTCCTAATACCCCTCTCGACGAGGACGACCTGGTCGTTCCCCTCAACCATGATATACTCGGCCGCCGCGAGCAGCTCGTCGATCCTCGACCCGAACCCTCGCTTCAGGAAGACTGGCTTCCCAGACCTGCCTGCCTCCCGGAGCAGGGGGAAGTTCTGCATGTTCCTAGCCCCGATCTGGAGGGCGTCAGCATACTCCGAGACGAGGGGTACGAGGCGTGGGTCCAGCACCTCGGTGACAAAGGGGATCCCGTGCTCGTCTGCCACCTCGCGCAGTATCTTCAACCCCTCCACGCCGAGCCCCTGGAAGCTGTAGGGCGAGGTTCTGGGCTTGAAGGCGCCGCCTCTGAGCATGTCCACCCCGACTCTCTTGGCGACGCTGGCGGTCTCGGCTAGCTGCTCCCTCGATTCGACCGAGCAGGGACCTGCTATCAAGACGGGCTTACTACCCCCTATCTCCACGCCTCTGACCTTGACGATCGTCTTGTCCCGGTAGTCCCTGGTCACGAGCTTGAGCTTCAAGCCAGTACACCCCTCTCTATAATGGACGATATCTTCTCTGGGGTGAGCCCCATGTAGTCGAGGAGCCTCTCGTAGCTCCTGGCACTCGCCCCGAAGGAGTCATCTATTCCAATCCTAACAACCCTCACCGGCCTGGTCTCCGAGACTACCTCGGCCACCAGGGATCCGAGGCCGCCGTGTATGCTGTGATCCTCTATGGTGACCGCTAGCCCGGCCCTCACGGCTTGCCTGACTATCGTGTCCCTGTCCACGGGCTTGATACTGTACACGTCAACCACGCCAGCCCTATAGCCCTCCTCCCTGAGCCTCTCGGCCACCTTGACCGCTACCCCCGTCATGGCGCCGGTCGAGAATATCGCTATGTCCCCGGCGTCCTCCAACACCTTGGCGCCGCCAATGGGGAACTCCTCGCCTTCCTCGTAGATCTCTGGGGCGTTGTCGCGCCCCAGCCTAATGTACACGGGCCCCTTATGCTCTAGCAGGGCCCTGGCCACGAGGTCGCGTGTCGCCACGGGGTCCGAGGGCGCGAGTACTGTGAAGCCCGGGAGTACACGGGTCAATGCTATATCCTCGAAGGACTGGTGGGAGGTCCCGTCCATGTAGTCCGAGAGGCCGGAGTGAGTGCCGACCAGCTTAACGTTCAACCCGTCCCTGGCTATGGTATTCCTGATCTGCTCCCACGCCCTCATCAGGAACATAGAGAAGGCGGCCGCGACCGGTGTCTTCCCAGCTATAGCCAGGCCGGCCGCCGTCGAGACCAGGTCCTGCTCGCTTATACCTACGTTGAAGAACCTGTCGGGGAACCTCCTGGCGAACGCCAGAGTGCCCGTGGAGCTGGGCGTGTCGGCGTCAAGCACCACTATGTCTTTACTAGCCTCTCCGGCGGCGACGAGTGCCTCCCCGAGGGCCCTCCTGAAGCTCCCGCGCGATACAATAACTACCAGCCCCCCTCGATGCTCCTAACGATCAACGCTTTCGGTCTAGAGTTCATCCTTGAGAGCGCTTCTAGGGCCGTCGCTATGGCGATCGCGTCGTTGGGGACCTCGATGGCGTGCCAGCCGAAGGCCTCCCACCGGAGGGCCAGGGGCTCCTTGGGCTTTATCTCCTCCGTGGGCCCGCTGTGCTGGACCATGTTCCTGTCGATCACCGCTATGACGTTGGAGAGCCCTAGGGAGGAGGCTGTCGCAACGGCCTCCCACACCTGCCCCTCGTCGAGCTCCCCATCGCCTAGTATAACGGCTACCTCCCTGCGCAGCCCGTCTAGCCGTGAAGCCAGGGCTATGCCATTGGCTATGGAGAGGCCCTGGCCGAGGGACCCGCTAGAATTCACTACGAGCCCCCTAAGCCTCCCGGCGTCCGGGTGGGACTGGAGCCTAGAGGTGGGGTCTGCGAACGAGTCGAGCTCGCTCCAATCGAGCAATCCCTCGACTCCGAGCCAGACGTAGAGGGCTGGGGAGAGGTGGCCCTTGCTGATGACCACAGTCCTATCAACCCCGATCTCGCGTCCCCGGGGCACCCAGGACCCGTAGAGGGCCGCTATGATGTTGAGGGATGAGATCGAGGTCCCGGCATGCCATCCGCCTATGCTAGCCAGGAATTCGTAGAGCCTCCTCCTGGCGACCTCGACCTTGTCGGCGAGGAGCTTCAAGCCGTCGAAGGCGAGGGACACGCTATCCTCGGGGGGATGGGAGCACGAGGAGCAACTCAATATTGGCGCTGCATCACACCCACCCCATCACTAGAGCCAGAGACGCTGGCCTGAAATAAAAACGTTATCCCAACGGCTTGCCACACGGAAGCACTAGAAAGGGCAGAGGAGGGTCTTCCGCCACGA
Proteins encoded:
- the aroF gene encoding 3-deoxy-7-phosphoheptulonate synthase yields the protein MKLKLVTRDYRDKTIVKVRGVEIGGSKPVLIAGPCSVESREQLAETASVAKRVGVDMLRGGAFKPRTSPYSFQGLGVEGLKILREVADEHGIPFVTEVLDPRLVPLVSEYADALQIGARNMQNFPLLREAGRSGKPVFLKRGFGSRIDELLAAAEYIMVEGNDQVVLVERGIRTFETSTRFTLDIAAVPVLHELTHLPVVVDPSHAAGRRELVPPLAKAALAAGADGLMIEVHPDPGRALSDARQQLTLEMLERLVGELKWMRLL
- a CDS encoding transketolase family protein, whose product is MVLDADTPSSTGTLAFARRFPDRFFNVGISEQDLVSTAAGLAIAGKTPVAAAFSMFLMRAWEQIRNTIARDGLNVKLVGTHSGLSDYMDGTSHQSFEDIALTRVLPGFTVLAPSDPVATRDLVARALLEHKGPVYIRLGRDNAPEIYEEGEEFPIGGAKVLEDAGDIAIFSTGAMTGVAVKVAERLREEGYRAGVVDVYSIKPVDRDTIVRQAVRAGLAVTIEDHSIHGGLGSLVAEVVSETRPVRVVRIGIDDSFGASARSYERLLDYMGLTPEKISSIIERGVLA
- the aroB gene encoding 3-dehydroquinate synthase, producing MDEAAIEVREARRVRVLTGLGILGRLGEILEGYNPYKVLLVMDSRLPAGAASLISSSLGGRFRLSIYRVEGGEHVKSIRFVESLWRFMAGEGFTRGSLVVVAGGGTLLDAAGFAAATFMRGIPTVYIPTTTLAQVDASIGGKTGIDFDGGKNIVGVFHHPEVTVIDPELLVGLPRDIYLEGFSEVVKHAVIAGGGWLEWLERHVESIVARDPQVLYEAVAFSVSTKLDIVSRDYVERGVRAMLNYGHTYGHAVEASTGYMVPHGHAVSLGLMAESMLAMEIAGFPEDDADRIHRVLEALSLPTRMKLDPERLVRAMRSDKKFLDGIPRIPLPRRPGDFTIEEIPWRVVEDWVRRASSIG
- a CDS encoding transketolase, with translation MSCSSCSHPPEDSVSLAFDGLKLLADKVEVARRRLYEFLASIGGWHAGTSISSLNIIAALYGSWVPRGREIGVDRTVVISKGHLSPALYVWLGVEGLLDWSELDSFADPTSRLQSHPDAGRLRGLVVNSSGSLGQGLSIANGIALASRLDGLRREVAVILGDGELDEGQVWEAVATASSLGLSNVIAVIDRNMVQHSGPTEEIKPKEPLALRWEAFGWHAIEVPNDAIAIATALEALSRMNSRPKALIVRSIEGGW